A window of the Leucothrix mucor DSM 2157 genome harbors these coding sequences:
- a CDS encoding sensor histidine kinase, translating into MLSNSGSLRVRLATLFGLVLLIGGSVVLLATNSFAKRAAEQAYDKLLASAAFTALESLSVTGDKINFDLPYASMDTLSLSENDRVTYHLKSEAKGLLTGYEGLPEPTAKAMEKDFEDGSPHFFTRDYQGESFRFIVLERQLTESGLRDKVWLQMGQSRLARDELARDLTLKAMIGIIGLIVLGLLFVWLAAGWSLRPLFRVENELLSRQPSDLKPLTTQVPNEATHLVEAINRFMGRLQRNQDRNHAFIAEAAHQLRTPLASLQAQAELAAEDSDAAVFRSRAERIRRNAIETNSRINQLLSYATLAHRVDVLIPEPVVLEEEVIKCLADLAPIAITQQVELNFDNSLGAVQVTADPEALREVLRNLVDNALKYGQLNATKAEVHVSLEAAPKAGWVVLQVRDYGMGLPEELLQQVTRRFGRGEFRQQSGSGLGLAIVEQITRGLGGTLELENGIQGGLKARLILPVSV; encoded by the coding sequence ATGTTGAGCAATAGTGGCTCGCTGCGGGTACGGCTCGCGACATTATTTGGGCTCGTGCTGCTAATCGGTGGCTCGGTTGTGCTGCTAGCTACGAATAGTTTTGCTAAACGCGCGGCCGAACAAGCCTATGACAAACTGCTGGCCAGTGCCGCCTTTACGGCGTTGGAAAGCCTCAGCGTCACCGGTGATAAAATCAATTTTGATCTCCCCTATGCTTCAATGGACACCTTGTCGCTCTCTGAAAATGACCGGGTGACGTATCACTTAAAGAGCGAAGCCAAAGGCCTACTCACCGGCTACGAAGGCTTGCCAGAACCCACTGCCAAGGCAATGGAGAAAGACTTTGAAGATGGTAGTCCGCACTTTTTTACGCGCGATTATCAGGGCGAGTCGTTTCGTTTTATTGTGCTGGAACGCCAGTTAACCGAGTCTGGTTTGCGGGATAAGGTCTGGCTGCAAATGGGACAAAGCCGCTTGGCACGGGATGAGCTCGCCAGAGATTTAACCTTAAAAGCCATGATCGGCATTATCGGGCTGATTGTATTGGGATTATTGTTTGTTTGGCTGGCGGCGGGTTGGTCGCTGCGCCCTTTGTTTCGGGTTGAAAATGAATTATTAAGCCGCCAGCCGAGCGACCTCAAACCGCTCACCACGCAAGTGCCCAATGAAGCCACTCATTTGGTGGAAGCCATTAACCGTTTTATGGGCCGGCTGCAGCGTAATCAGGACCGTAATCACGCCTTTATTGCCGAGGCGGCTCATCAGTTACGCACGCCGTTAGCCAGCTTGCAAGCTCAAGCCGAACTGGCCGCGGAAGACAGCGATGCGGCTGTATTTCGCAGCCGCGCCGAGCGTATTCGCCGCAATGCCATTGAAACCAATAGCCGGATTAATCAGTTATTGAGTTATGCCACCCTCGCCCACCGCGTGGATGTGTTAATTCCCGAGCCGGTTGTGCTGGAAGAGGAAGTCATCAAATGCTTAGCCGACCTTGCGCCCATCGCCATTACCCAGCAGGTTGAGCTGAACTTTGATAATAGTTTGGGGGCGGTGCAAGTGACGGCTGACCCGGAAGCGCTACGCGAAGTGCTGCGTAATCTGGTTGATAACGCGCTGAAATATGGCCAGCTTAATGCCACAAAAGCCGAAGTGCATGTCAGCCTTGAAGCGGCCCCAAAAGCGGGTTGGGTGGTATTGCAAGTTAGGGACTATGGCATGGGGCTGCCGGAAGAATTATTGCAGCAAGTGACCCGACGCTTTGGGCGTGGGGAGTTTCGTCAGCAAAGTGGCAGTGGCTTGGGTTTGGCTATTGTTGAGCAAATCACGCGCGGCTTAGGCGGCACACTGGAGTTGGAAAATGGCATACAAGGTGGGCTAAAAGCGCGACTAATCTTACCGGTGAGTGTATGA
- a CDS encoding ABC transporter substrate-binding protein, with translation MSSFITTNLSSARIGNLTSCGHALKQAQLTLAIVMISCLLLATVSNPVKAATYPAPSKEQQHLKILSSTDESVMKILITDYQSRHPNVTIEYKESNSVPLFDDFRENYKQGRTADLIISSAMDLQIKLVNDGYAATHISNLPDTLPAWSQWRNQAFGFTYEPAVMVYNKKLLTGAYIPKDRFELIDLLRDKTDDFKGRIGTYDIEKSGFGYLLASQDAQQASTWGRLTENLNSVDVKLYDSTRGMLNALESGELLLGYNVLGSYAYAAIEASDQLAMILPNDYTLVMSRVAFVSKKASNPQAGHQFLDYLMSVQGQQLLAIKARLYPIHPQVTGQATYSGLQAATRNRGLLRLIKLGPALLTYQDQMKKANFLSEWKKVIH, from the coding sequence ATGAGTAGTTTTATAACAACCAATCTTTCGAGTGCGCGTATTGGGAACTTAACGAGTTGTGGACATGCTTTGAAACAGGCACAGTTAACGCTAGCCATCGTCATGATTTCATGCTTATTGTTGGCGACTGTTAGCAATCCCGTTAAAGCCGCCACTTATCCCGCTCCAAGCAAGGAACAGCAACACTTAAAAATACTCTCCAGCACTGATGAAAGTGTGATGAAAATACTGATTACGGATTATCAGAGTCGCCACCCTAACGTTACCATTGAGTATAAAGAATCAAACTCTGTCCCTCTGTTTGATGATTTTCGTGAGAATTATAAGCAAGGTCGTACTGCTGATTTAATCATTAGCTCAGCGATGGATTTGCAGATTAAGCTGGTCAATGATGGCTATGCCGCCACGCATATCAGTAATCTGCCAGACACACTGCCCGCATGGTCGCAATGGCGCAATCAAGCCTTTGGCTTTACTTACGAGCCGGCAGTCATGGTGTACAACAAAAAGCTGCTAACTGGCGCTTATATACCAAAAGACCGCTTTGAACTGATTGATTTGCTACGCGATAAAACCGATGACTTTAAAGGTCGGATCGGCACCTACGACATTGAGAAAAGTGGCTTTGGCTACTTACTGGCTAGTCAGGATGCACAGCAAGCCAGCACTTGGGGGCGACTCACCGAAAACTTGAATAGTGTCGATGTGAAACTCTACGACAGCACCCGAGGCATGTTAAATGCACTGGAAAGTGGCGAGCTACTGCTGGGGTATAACGTGCTGGGCTCTTATGCTTATGCGGCGATTGAAGCTTCCGATCAATTGGCGATGATTTTACCCAATGACTACACCTTGGTGATGTCGCGGGTTGCGTTTGTTTCGAAGAAAGCCAGTAACCCACAAGCTGGACATCAGTTTTTGGATTACTTGATGTCGGTTCAGGGGCAGCAGTTATTGGCGATTAAGGCGCGACTGTACCCGATTCATCCTCAGGTTACCGGGCAAGCGACGTATTCAGGGTTACAGGCAGCGACGCGTAATCGTGGGTTGCTTAGGTTGATTAAGCTGGGGCCTGCCTTGCTGACTTATCAGGACCAAATGAAGAAGGCGAATTTTTTGAGTGAGTGGAAAAAGGTTATTCACTAA
- a CDS encoding SdrD B-like domain-containing protein, with product MVTNNKKARWFDDEPRSGASFGLSQLLLALWCWMAMLVVPAFAGTSDSDSNLSFELKTLATGSSPFESDNLAGNDTGEDNEYLRTLDVVSYEVQFTTFKELSDTTVTVLIPKELDLSDVPAYCNTGSSLVDNTVTGEQTLTCTIPGNNPSSDPDSTLSQSSILALPLQLTALTLDRLGNYVANGTVPASVTANVTATSFKNGNGKTTTSSLNSVADDLIISARPKFDLDIKSLDNPIYRIVEDDDTGETGVIYQVPILVKVENGKGTEALIEDIVFEATIVNATDPASAVPYRVVNWSGAPVKYDPGCFGNSYLDGKQGRTTFPYGYYETDYPDRSIAGNATYTCTQASAGEPITVRIADVDSSALHTPDYVHSGASLSADDKYIVAGLLNYWIPLSYVDANGGEVTLKNNYTELTTKGVSGVNNAETDLSNNTTNNYTVITTRGSFTSYYVRNYSSGRGQVLAPMTSTNAGNGVVMPTQVYGYRMYGNNNGALAWNGGLVDDGAGGYTGEGFSMCTRIDNRTYVLDPLSTTSSIAHRSYETSTKVAHKIEYGTGGDILSGGVYYYDTDGDGDPLTNGQTTFEDMRTETCGEANSPSGWYSDIRDVPGGPEAVTKVRIVALEPLEPGARFDVGLNLKALTVDPISNVSLPEGILMPAYTTRTNYNSSTWVNTTYQPSDHSGQKAYGDRLRLTRALARIEKTTLPNDEKNSVLAGQTLEYQLAPTFTSILKPAPDQSYDVVVTDTLPERLSYVANSASRVPDSVTVNADGTTTIIWTLPEVSLDSSITPITLEAKAKFDTSNGTDAINTVMVDSIADGSGEEDRTATRTVVIGNSGAFNVVKESLTPLVAPGDNISYQLSFANIGSSDLSTGDFIDILPYGGDDTININDDPAVLDIPGSSKIRDPATNFTPTPSGTVNLLAVTPSYANESFLYTKTPSADLFIDPTHSSNLAGGSTQWCTEAEITASTSGCPQSFSEITAIRILTPDFPKNGTTRNVLIELEHDGEAAQLQTNSFGGRVDGIIGLVYSDATTEMELPAIGVAKNATVSDGPLPLKYTVTYDFYLKNLSPLSSLGSLSLPDDLSSVFGQKTVDWDFVSLTKVSGPGTIEVNATYDGATVIDMIGAGSSLASGESAQLQLVVEVFSSPGTYTNQVTVSGEDAVGNVYTDLSNDGIAKAIDTDGDGLANEMDTGNGEDENSDENVPTSIILYGSDYGDAPISFGDAVHLFTDSPSVYLGSVAPDSEAVSQQGSDAGLNARGDDADSSGDDEDGVSNLPVLLAGRTDYSFSVACTGNGIVAGWVDFDLSGSFSGAEQNSNHPVTCAGGSASLSWSGLSGLEPGVSYLRVRTATAQAELESAEGQASDGEVEDYPIMIETTSVSGRVYRDANTDTVNDSSETGVSSLPVVLIRIESNSANNSCVSARTNGNGDYLFENVFAGTYQVYEASRESVPTPRNCGTSFAKDSAAYVSTTANVRAEFTVFDTSVTGQDFGDVKRPILEPSNMGQVLAGNVLFYAHKLTTPAKGSVSFSSVSSGNKSSGWSSIIYRDVNCDGSLNGTEGASPISTGSIPVDAEAKVCLINKVYAPSNVAANDRYVQNITADFDFENTVAGTLALIVRDVTTALQVVVPALPATPEVVAEPVTPAQDPVDATPTTPYIPEIPEAPAQAQVDPTPVTPAVGPSRLELRKTVQNTTQSSAETATVNQAAPGDTLKYRIYYSNTGTGPLTELTVNDNAQAFTSIKPNSAVCGTPPSGMTCTPVISDDRVKWEFVGPLIGGASGVVSYDVEIDD from the coding sequence ATGGTAACTAATAATAAAAAAGCGCGTTGGTTTGATGATGAGCCACGATCTGGGGCATCCTTTGGGCTTTCACAGTTACTGCTGGCACTGTGGTGCTGGATGGCAATGTTAGTGGTGCCTGCCTTTGCGGGAACCTCCGATAGCGATAGTAATCTGTCATTCGAGCTAAAAACGTTGGCTACGGGTAGCTCGCCATTTGAGTCGGATAACTTAGCAGGTAACGACACCGGTGAGGATAATGAATACCTCAGAACATTGGATGTCGTCTCCTACGAAGTGCAATTTACTACCTTCAAAGAGTTAAGCGATACGACGGTCACCGTTTTGATTCCTAAGGAGTTAGATCTTAGCGACGTTCCTGCTTACTGTAATACCGGCTCCAGTTTAGTGGATAATACAGTGACGGGTGAGCAAACATTGACCTGTACAATTCCAGGCAATAACCCATCAAGTGATCCGGATAGCACCCTCTCGCAATCATCGATTCTAGCACTACCTTTGCAGCTGACTGCACTCACTCTGGACCGTTTAGGTAATTACGTTGCCAATGGCACGGTGCCTGCCAGTGTTACCGCTAATGTTACTGCGACCAGTTTCAAAAATGGTAACGGAAAGACTACCACTTCAAGTTTGAACTCAGTGGCGGATGATCTGATTATTTCTGCGAGGCCGAAATTTGATTTGGATATTAAAAGCCTCGATAACCCGATTTACCGGATCGTAGAAGATGATGATACTGGTGAGACTGGGGTTATCTATCAGGTGCCGATTTTAGTCAAGGTGGAAAACGGCAAAGGCACCGAGGCACTGATTGAGGATATTGTGTTTGAGGCAACAATCGTCAATGCAACAGACCCTGCCAGTGCTGTACCTTATCGCGTTGTTAATTGGTCGGGTGCGCCGGTTAAATATGATCCGGGCTGCTTTGGCAATAGCTATCTGGACGGCAAGCAAGGCCGTACTACCTTTCCTTATGGTTATTACGAGACGGATTATCCTGATCGTTCCATTGCCGGAAATGCAACTTACACCTGTACACAAGCGAGTGCCGGTGAGCCGATTACGGTTAGAATTGCTGATGTTGATTCTTCTGCACTACACACCCCAGACTACGTACACTCCGGTGCGAGCTTGTCTGCGGATGACAAGTACATCGTTGCCGGGCTACTTAATTATTGGATTCCTCTATCGTACGTTGATGCTAACGGTGGGGAGGTTACTCTCAAGAATAATTATACTGAACTCACCACCAAGGGCGTTAGTGGTGTCAATAATGCCGAAACGGATCTAAGCAATAACACAACCAACAACTACACTGTGATTACCACTCGTGGGTCTTTCACTAGCTATTATGTGAGAAATTACTCCAGTGGACGGGGGCAGGTGCTTGCGCCGATGACCTCAACGAATGCCGGTAATGGTGTGGTGATGCCGACTCAGGTATACGGCTATCGCATGTACGGTAATAACAACGGTGCGCTGGCTTGGAATGGTGGACTGGTTGATGATGGGGCAGGCGGTTATACCGGTGAAGGGTTTAGCATGTGTACGCGCATTGATAACCGAACCTATGTTTTGGACCCGCTGAGTACTACCTCCTCAATCGCCCACAGAAGTTATGAGACATCGACCAAGGTAGCGCATAAAATTGAGTACGGTACTGGGGGTGACATTTTAAGTGGTGGTGTGTATTACTACGATACAGATGGAGATGGCGATCCGTTAACCAATGGCCAAACTACTTTTGAAGATATGCGCACCGAAACCTGTGGCGAGGCAAACTCTCCATCGGGTTGGTATAGCGATATTCGCGATGTTCCGGGTGGTCCGGAAGCTGTTACGAAGGTAAGAATCGTCGCGCTTGAGCCGCTTGAGCCCGGTGCGCGCTTCGATGTAGGCTTAAATTTGAAGGCACTGACTGTCGACCCCATTAGTAATGTGAGCTTGCCGGAAGGGATCTTGATGCCGGCGTATACCACCCGCACCAATTACAATAGCAGTACTTGGGTGAATACCACTTATCAGCCCAGTGATCACAGTGGCCAGAAAGCTTACGGTGACCGTTTACGATTAACCAGAGCATTGGCCCGCATTGAGAAAACCACGTTACCCAATGATGAGAAGAATAGTGTGTTAGCGGGTCAGACTTTGGAATATCAGTTAGCACCGACCTTTACCTCAATTTTAAAGCCCGCTCCGGATCAGTCTTACGATGTGGTGGTGACCGATACACTACCGGAGAGACTGAGCTATGTGGCTAACTCCGCCAGTCGAGTCCCTGATAGTGTAACCGTGAATGCGGATGGTACCACCACCATTATCTGGACTCTGCCGGAGGTATCACTGGATAGCAGTATTACGCCTATCACTTTGGAAGCGAAGGCAAAGTTTGATACATCCAATGGTACCGATGCGATCAACACGGTTATGGTTGATAGTATTGCTGATGGTTCTGGGGAAGAAGATCGCACAGCAACCCGTACGGTGGTGATTGGCAACTCGGGTGCATTTAATGTGGTTAAGGAGTCACTGACTCCCTTGGTGGCGCCCGGGGATAATATTTCTTATCAGTTATCGTTTGCCAATATTGGTTCATCCGACTTATCGACCGGTGATTTTATCGATATCCTGCCCTACGGCGGAGATGACACGATTAATATCAATGATGACCCAGCGGTGCTGGATATTCCGGGCTCATCCAAAATTCGCGATCCGGCGACTAACTTTACACCGACGCCTTCAGGTACAGTCAATTTATTAGCCGTGACGCCATCGTATGCAAATGAGAGTTTCCTCTATACGAAGACGCCCTCGGCGGATTTGTTTATCGACCCGACCCACAGTAGCAATTTGGCTGGTGGAAGTACGCAGTGGTGTACAGAGGCTGAAATTACAGCGTCGACTAGTGGTTGTCCTCAGTCTTTCAGTGAAATCACCGCGATTCGGATACTGACACCAGATTTCCCTAAAAATGGAACGACCCGAAATGTTCTGATCGAGCTTGAGCATGACGGCGAGGCGGCACAGTTACAAACGAACTCCTTTGGTGGGCGGGTCGATGGTATTATCGGTTTGGTTTACAGTGATGCGACGACAGAGATGGAGTTACCCGCCATTGGTGTGGCTAAAAACGCGACGGTTTCAGACGGCCCATTACCACTTAAATATACCGTTACCTACGATTTTTACCTGAAAAACCTCAGCCCACTTTCAAGCTTAGGATCATTAAGTTTGCCCGATGATTTGAGCAGTGTTTTTGGCCAGAAAACGGTCGACTGGGATTTTGTGAGCCTCACGAAAGTTTCGGGGCCCGGCACGATTGAGGTGAATGCGACCTATGATGGCGCGACCGTCATTGACATGATTGGTGCTGGTTCATCCTTAGCGAGCGGCGAGTCTGCCCAATTACAGTTGGTAGTGGAGGTGTTTAGCTCACCTGGCACCTATACTAATCAGGTCACTGTGAGCGGGGAAGATGCCGTGGGCAATGTGTACACCGATTTGTCTAACGATGGTATCGCAAAAGCAATTGATACGGATGGCGATGGTCTCGCGAATGAAATGGATACCGGTAATGGGGAGGATGAAAATAGCGATGAAAACGTCCCGACCAGTATTATCCTTTACGGCTCTGACTATGGTGATGCGCCCATCAGCTTTGGCGATGCAGTGCATTTATTTACTGATTCTCCGAGTGTGTATTTAGGTAGTGTTGCACCGGATAGTGAGGCGGTCAGTCAGCAGGGAAGTGATGCTGGCTTGAATGCGCGCGGGGATGATGCTGACTCCTCAGGTGATGATGAAGACGGCGTTAGTAATCTGCCCGTACTGCTTGCTGGTCGTACCGATTACAGTTTTAGTGTGGCATGTACTGGTAATGGAATCGTCGCGGGCTGGGTGGATTTTGATTTGTCGGGTAGCTTTTCGGGTGCGGAGCAAAACAGTAATCATCCGGTGACTTGTGCTGGTGGTTCGGCGAGCCTGAGTTGGAGCGGTTTAAGTGGCTTAGAGCCAGGGGTTAGTTATCTTCGTGTGCGTACTGCAACCGCTCAGGCAGAGCTGGAGAGTGCCGAGGGTCAAGCGTCTGACGGTGAGGTGGAAGATTACCCGATCATGATTGAAACCACCTCAGTGAGTGGTCGTGTGTATCGGGATGCAAATACGGATACAGTGAACGATAGCTCGGAGACTGGAGTCAGTTCATTGCCGGTTGTACTCATCAGGATTGAATCGAATTCTGCCAATAATAGTTGCGTGAGTGCGCGTACCAATGGCAACGGCGACTATCTGTTTGAAAATGTGTTTGCGGGGACTTATCAGGTCTATGAAGCATCACGCGAAAGTGTACCTACGCCACGCAATTGTGGAACCAGCTTTGCTAAGGACTCAGCTGCGTATGTGTCAACCACTGCTAATGTTAGGGCTGAGTTTACGGTATTTGATACCAGTGTAACGGGGCAGGATTTTGGTGATGTCAAAAGGCCAATTCTCGAGCCCAGTAATATGGGTCAGGTTTTAGCCGGTAATGTGCTGTTTTATGCACATAAGTTGACTACGCCAGCTAAGGGAAGTGTGAGCTTTAGCAGTGTATCCAGTGGGAATAAAAGCAGTGGTTGGTCGTCGATTATTTATCGCGATGTAAACTGTGATGGTTCGCTCAATGGCACGGAGGGGGCATCACCGATAAGTACAGGTTCGATACCAGTAGATGCTGAAGCTAAGGTTTGTCTGATCAACAAGGTCTATGCGCCATCTAATGTCGCAGCGAATGACCGCTATGTTCAAAATATCACGGCGGACTTTGATTTTGAAAATACGGTTGCAGGCACCTTGGCGCTGATAGTTCGAGACGTGACGACGGCGTTGCAGGTAGTGGTACCTGCTTTACCTGCAACGCCCGAAGTGGTCGCGGAACCAGTTACACCCGCTCAGGACCCAGTCGACGCAACACCAACTACGCCGTATATTCCTGAGATTCCGGAAGCGCCAGCTCAGGCACAGGTTGATCCAACACCGGTGACTCCGGCCGTTGGCCCTTCACGCTTGGAGCTGCGTAAAACAGTTCAGAATACAACGCAGAGCTCAGCCGAGACCGCGACGGTGAATCAGGCAGCGCCAGGCGATACGCTTAAGTACCGGATTTATTACAGTAATACCGGCACCGGACCACTGACTGAGCTGACAGTGAATGATAATGCGCAGGCGTTTACGTCGATCAAACCTAACTCGGCAGTTTGTGGTACGCCGCCATCAGGAATGACCTGTACGCCAGTTATCAGTGACGACCGCGTGAAGTGGGAGTTTGTCGGGCCACTGATTGGTGGAGCATCTGGCGTTGTTAGTTACGACGTGGAGATTGATGATTAG